The stretch of DNA catccatatgaactcagaattttagatagtgttattgattctcctagttcagtatattgatttttgaacacagctactttatgagtcttggccgtgaccctaagcactttgtcttccagtattaccaccggatacataaatgccacagacacataactgggtaaacattttcatattgtgacttagctttgctaaagtccccagttagaggtgtccagagttcttaagcacactcttttttctttggatcacaactttaaccacttagtctcaagcttttcacttggactttcATACCACAAGCACAcagttagggacagcttgatttagccacttaggtaatgattttattcatttgggccctcctatccattaatgctcaaagccttggatccttttaccctttctttttggttttaagggctattggctttttctttttctttcttttttttgctacttttttttctttttcactgctttttcttgcttcaagaatcaatttcatgatttttcagattatcaataatatttttctttcttttcatcattctttcaagagccaacaaatttaacattcataaacttcactataaaaaacaTGCACTGTTcaaacattcattcagaagacaaaaagtgttgccaccacataaaaataattaaaatttttcttattgaaaacttgaaataatTGCCTCCTTACTCTAAAGAGAATCTAccattttattcatatttagtGATGATGAGAAGACAAATCATAGCTTTCTtggagataataaaaataaaaataaaaataaagacccTAATTActaatacttatgtaattcttaAGATatgtttctaataataaaagttatcacagatttaagattaggactcaacaacctttattttgggagatggatgctccttcaatctgtgggGTGTCTGGTCCCTCAAGGAAGAGCTTCTAGCGCTTCAGCTCCTAtagctcacgcccttgcttttcttgttccttaagcagcttgcagagcatgctattttgattttgctgttcttccttaactTGATCCATAGGCAAGACAACGAAAGGTTATAAAACATGTTGGGGTTAAGATGATGTGATTAACATTCGCATAGTAATCTCGTATCAGCTTCAGAGTTGCAACTTTCCAACTTCAACTTCTAATGTTTCCCAAGCCCACGATATGAGTTACCTATTAGTTCTATTTCATCTATGATAACCTATTAACTTTTCCATATACATAAACCTTTAACATTAAGTTGGCCAGACTTAACGTCAGCAGATATGCAACGGTAAGCTAACagcattaatcaatagacagtcatgtgcataaagctctaTTTCTCGTTATTAGGATAAGACCTATAACATGACAGACACTCAAAGTGTGTAATGAACAGTTAGTCCATTCTCAAGGCTCTATTCAGGATGAACTGCtctgattactcttttctcAAAAGAATTGTTGAAGTTATCATCAAGACTTAAAGAAAAACTTTATGTTTTGAGGAAAAGGAACCATAATGTAACTCCTACTTTTGGTAtgatcatgacgtgctaaaagttagggtgttacaactcTGACTAAggtgaaaaagaaaagttgaATCTCATTAGAGCTCAAGGAGAGAGAACCCAAATTAAGAGAAGAGCAAAAATCTCACAACAAagtttgaagtcttggaagtaTTGCACCTACACTAAAAGAAGCACTCCgccaagatgaagaacaaagttatgaGTTCAGATGCTAGGTTCAGTGGATAAAGTTAAAGCTGTAATTCATCAATCTCCTTCATATTTTACTGTTTTGTATTTCAGTTTCAATGTATATCTTTGTTAGTTTTCTTTGAGAGgtaaaaggcaagaaagagagacaTTAAGAAAAAGACATAGAGTGAAAAAGGCTGagagatacacttgagagaaaagtcaagagtgattttagatttcttttagttatattttcTGTCTTGTGTCACGTACTTGAGAAGTATCCCTTGCTATGTTGGGTAAGCACTTAGTACGGTGAGTCTAGGTATTAGCATAATCAAGTCAAGTTTATATTGAAGCTTGTGTACCCAAATAAGATTAAGTTGAGTTCaaagaaattggtgtatgtaatgcTTGAAATATAGTGAAAATTCTACCAAtgttgtggtggagactagATGTAGGTTGTATCGCACAAGGCAAATAAACAAAGATATATGGTTGTGTCAACTTCTTCCTCTCTGTATTAATTCTGCTTTCTAAttttatgagacaaaataaattgtctcCTGATTTATCCACTGCATAGatcaatcaaaatcaaaattaaagaagaccatagattcaaccccctttttCTAAGGCTTTTGAAaccttcaacaatcaataaCAATATTAAACTTTAATTTGTCTAATAAGTTTAAAAGTAATCAAACTCATACATTAATTCTAGTTCATGTAAGATTTTGATCAACACACCACCATTAGAAACACTTGAAGTTGCAAATGCAGACAGCAGCATTTGAAACCCTATAGGCAGAGCATTTTCCTTCAGCTCACTGGCCAAAAGTGCTCAAGAGCCCAAGCATTGGTATCCATATACCATTGTTTATCACAACCCTCTTCCTGCCATATGCAACTTATCTTTGCATCTCTTCTGTTGCAATGATGAGCAATTATCATCCCCAACACCACCACCATCCTTGTTGCACTTCACTATTTGCTGCCATAATCATAAGAGAacctatatatgtatttatgtaATGAGttctgctacacatacaagccttTTGGCTTACAAGCTATACAAGTTGGTCTAAGTCCAAGAAAAAACCACGCGCACCACTCCTTTAAAATCGAGCGTCCAACGCACGCGTTCATTATACcgcactcttcctcttcttcctcaatcaaaatgcAAACCGTCAAGATTCAcaatcttcctcttcttccataatCAAAACGCAAATCGTCAAAATTCAAGAAAGATACAAATCTCCCTCAAAAATCAccagaaaaaatgaagaaacattattcaaggtactattttactgttcttctaggtttttttctagattgtctttgccatgtgcctcatccttaaccagcaaaacattaaaagatttcaagaaaaaatataatgtcTCTCCcgtattttgggtgtatttcttaaattctttgggtgtatttctgtaacggtttgggtgtatttatgtaaccgtttgggtatatttttttaatcctttctataaccgtttgggtgtaattctgtaatcgtttggttgtatttctgaagtttcattatcttcaaaacaatttcaaagcttgattttaaaaactaaaaaaatcgaaaaaaacgaAGCAAGAAGGAGATCTaacaaatttggcaagaaattcaaaaaaagaaacgaaatcttttgaaaaatggaaattatatatttgcgcgttaattgatttgaattgatttaaaaatctgTTAAAGAGGCACGTAACATAAGCAGCGCGTTTAGTGAGTTTCGTTTTTTTTAGACTTATAAAGCTTATAAACGCAAAACACTTGTATGTAGAGATTAATCCTTATGTCATACCTACATGGCACAACAATATTcatatgcttttaaaatttcGAATTTTAGTATTAGATGGTTTTTCATATTCATTGGTATAGCTACCTAGCTAAAAATTGTGGTTATACACCACCAGTTAATGAACATATACATCACAACAAATATATACGAGAGAAAGCTAAGTTAATGGGATGAACTTTTTATATCTTTGTAGGGACAAACATTATGTTTTTGTGAAGTTTTTATTATTTCCACTAATTCTTAACTTCTTGATGTAATACCTTGTTGCTATTCAATcttaaattgaataattaaattattatttaataatttttaaaagtatttttattgtcTTAGATATCAGGTCATATTAAATTTAGATTCGAATATTTAacacttttaaataaataaataaataagttattttaattACGAACAATAAAATCGGTTTTCACAATAAAtccaataaatttaaaaaaaatatttttaattatataaaaaattaagaagtaaattaatttttttagtaattaggaAGAACAAATAGTAACCCAAGATTAGTTAAAAGAAGTTTTAAGTCAAATTCAAGTTTAGTATAGTACCATTTATAAAATTTCTTAGGTTCAAATAGATTTGTCTTCTATGAAGGAGTACACGTGATTGAAGGAGAAGGGAAGGAATAAGGATCAGAGTTaacttatttgattttgtaaggagaagaagaacaacaacgTATTGCGAGAAGTGGTTGGCCATGCTTCCTAAGGAATTCACTATCACCCTTTACGAAAATGTGAATTCATGTATATGTTCCTTTTACCCCACAcgcacatatatatatatataaaagtaataaggttaggaagaaaaaaaaaaaggcctaAATTATTTAGTAGTATTAATATCTTAGTTAGATTATATGAACAAATGTCTGAATTAAAATATGATATTGTTATGGAACCTGTACAATTATAAGGGGTATGTTCAGTACTGATTCTTATAATATTGTTCGAAAAGTTGATAAGCTAATTTTCGTGGATGTCTATTTATCAGGCTGTTCACCTAAATCAGAGACCATTATAAATGCTATAACAAAACTCGAAAAATCAATGAAAATCATATTAggtttcttatatatatatattttaaaataaaattaaaataataaaatttagaaatatttttaattttttgactaaatttaagaataaaacatatattttatccGATATATATTCTATGAGGAtaagttttttatttgagttcacgagaatgtatttatatttattgaattgATTTAATTGATTAGAATTAAACcgttttttaaattcaaatcacaTCATGATTAATTGGTAATGAATTAGAAGTTATGGGTGATTAGCACAACAAATTACTTAAAAACTGGTCACGTAATTGGAATTTAAAAAGTagtataatttaatctaaataatttaaattaattcaatagTTATAAATGCATcttaatgttttaaaaaaaatattattctaatTAATTCTATATTGACTCTTTCACATTTAtatatgaaagagaaagataatTTATAGCACTAATTGCATGTTGAATGAATTATTAAGAGTTTTTAATGTtagttataattttaattttattgagttctataaaaatatttgtgagattatatgttataaataataatttaaaatcaaaaataaaatttattcttttaatatttagttttagttcatttaaaattttatattatttttaattattttattaatataattataaaattattctccACATCTAAACAATTTTAGCATCTAAGTTTATCCAAATAATTTAGAGTCATGTACTTCTTTTTTTGTCTGTAATGCtgtgtcttcttcttttcctcctttttttattgtgatgctgtgtcttcttcttttctttttttttattattttttattttcgttaCCGTCATCACCAccatctcctcctcctcttcctcctcatcctcttcttcctcctttcattttttgttcCAATTTTTGTTTGTCTGCTTGTTTTCGAATTGAGTTTGTGTGTCgcaatcattaaataatttcaatTCATCCTGGATTTAAATAAGATCCACTTGGTCTGTGCTGATTTTGAAAGGAGTTTAcattctaaatttaattttcggttcattttaaatataatttcagtttatttctaaatataatttcggttcatttttgagtaaattattttgttataattctttttgtttcacTGTATATCTTGAgaggaataaaacaaaaaaaaagagaaaaaaaatcaaacaaattaaaaaagaagaaacaaaaagaaaaaattcctCAAAACTTCTcatcatgttttttttttcttattttgttcatttaatcaaacaaagaagaaaaaatacataatgccGCAAAATCATTTGATAAATTTTGATgtgtttttatttatgattCAATTTTGTTTGTGTGTTTGTTTTCGAATTAAGTTTGTGTGTCgcaatcattaagtaatttcggttcattctaaatttaaataaggTGTATTTAGTCTGTACTTGTACTCTACAAAAACATTTTAagagtataataatatatataaaatttatatatatcaaatttCAATTATTAACAAGATTCAATATTTTgcttaatcaaattaattcccCAATTTTCTTCGTCAATATATTGGTAGCAAATTATATTGATCGCACTGAATTTAGTAAACTTCTTAAAGTATATATTGAAACTGATCAAACCTTTCATTATTACCAATTAAATTCATACATTAGTTTGTAGTTCATATAAATTTTGATCAACACACCACCGACGTTAACAGTTGAAGGTGCAATTGCAGAAAACATACATATAGTGGCTAAAGCATTTTCCATAAGGTTGATGGCCAGGGTGCTTAAGAGCACAATTATCGTGACACCATAGTTTATCACACCCTCCTACCATTGGCATAAACAACTTTTCATGACATCGTTTCGGCTGCAATGATGAGCAATTATTCCCATCAGCACCACCGTTCTTGTTGCATACTTCATTACTTGCCCCCGTAATAATCATAAGAGCACCTATATACGTATATATGTAACACATGTCACAacattatttcaaaatttcgctCTTGTAACTTTCAAAATTCAGCAtacaaaattcaatttcaaaattcataaaatgaTGGACACCAaccaaatataaattaaattaaaaaaaagtcatataatgtcaaataatttataaaaaacagGTCAATCTTTAGTAACTAAATAAATTTAACTCCATAGTCAAGAAGTTGCAAcattataataaatcataaataagatATATAGATGCAAAAACTAGTTGTGCTTCCATTCCTAGGAAGGATAAGAATTAACTTACATGttgtgagaagaagaagaacgagaatAGCGTATTGCGAGAAGTGGTTGGCCATGCTTCCTAAGGAATTCACTATCACCCTTTACGAAAATGTGAATTCATGTATATGTTCCTTTTACCCCACAcgcacatatatatatatataaaagtaataaggttaggaagaaaaaaaaaaaggcctaAATTATTTAGTAGTATTAATATCTAgtgtaattttcaaaattaaattgtagctttttaagaaattatttaagtgtttataaaaaaattaaaaaaataacttctctcataataaatttttttatcatatattttttaaaataaacacttttaaaattaaaaaatcaaatacaaaataacttatttataaactacttttaatataagtatttattgtttaaactattttttgaaaatgaacttaattaagttgtttatcCAAACCGATCTAAAAAATGCATTTATATATAAACTGCAAACTAgattaaaagatatttaattaagttgtttatcTAAATTGGGCATTTTTTTACTTCTTCAAAAGCtcttaaacaattttttaaaaagttaaaaatatattttaaaaattatgtcaaacaataataatgtaactttttataagtcaaaaattcaaaaaaataacttttaaaatttttcaaacagATTCTAATTCTAACAACAATGAATGAatgctaaataaaataaatttttattatttttaaataattattttttNNNNNNNNNNNNNNNNNNNNNNNNNNNNNNNNNNNNNNNNNNNNNNNNNNNNNNNNNNNNNNNNNNNNNNNNNNNNNNNNNNNNNNNNNNNNNNNNNNNNNNNNNNNNNNNNNNNNNNNNNNNNNNNNNNNNNNNNNNNNNNNNNNTTATATacgaaagagaaagagaatttaTAGCATTAATTAATGATATATTAATGATTTATTATACATAAATAGCTAGTAATCACAATTCAACggtaatcaaatttcaaatttgttaaaatattgGATTGCTGAAATTCTAATTCAACTAGGGTTACAGATACAGATTAAATTAGTTGACTcagttataaataaataattatataaatattttttgttatagcCTGGCCCAAATGTAATTTGGGTCGACCCAACTCACGAACCACCCGACTCAAACGGTCGGCTGTGAGGCGCCCAAATGATGGCTCGGGCACGCGTTCTGGATAGCTCTCCGCTACAACTGTATAAGGAAGCTTCGAGAAAGGTGGGTTCTGTCCTGGTGGGATCCACTTCTGACACAGTATATATGGGGAGGGTCCTACccctcccccaaggtacgtcataTACCACTTTATCCCTTTCTCACCTGCACACTCAACTGACTtgggcgtcggagtgtctttgcaggtgacaccccctcCACCTTAAGAGCTCGGAACGTCGGCTACTCCAACTCCACCCTCGCAACCTGGTTCCAGGCTACACACCACCTATCCATCCGAGGATCCCTCCGAACCGTCCGGTACCCGAGAtaccgaacattggcgccgtctgtgggaaTCGTCTAAATGGAGATCGTGCAAGGTTCAAGGGACCATGGCCGCGCAGCGGGCCTCGAGGGGGCAGCCTCCGTCGCCTCTCCCCGTGAGCAGCTGAGTCCCCTCCGCGACGTACCGAGCCACAATCGAGAGCCCAAGAAAGACGCCCCTTTGGGGGAACTGGTAGCGACAGCGCTAGGATAATGCATGAATTGCGCCATATGGTGCAGAACCTGGAGCGCCAAATAGCAGATCAGGAGCATCATCAGCAAACTTCTGACCCCGACTATTTCCAGTCTCCCGAAAGTCAAGGAAGAACCTCCCACCGAAGCAGTCGCTCCCCCGTTCTCCCGTCTCGAGATCAGAATCGGAAAGTAGCTGGAAAGATCGGGAACACCCGAGGAGACGAAATGACACAATTATCTATGCCCGAGGCAAGGGGGCGCGCACTACGAGTCGAGATCGCGAAAGCAGCGAAGAGAGATCTAGGGGAACACAGCAACCCGTGATCATGGGTGACACCCCATTCCATCGTTCCATCCTCGAGGACCAGTTGCCAAAGCACTTTgacaaaccaacggacatgagATATGACGGAACCCAAGATCCGCAGGAGCACCTCACGGCCTTTGAGGCCAGAATGAACCTGGAGGGAGTGGGAGACGAAGTAAGGTGCCGTGCCTTCCCGGTCATCCTGGCAGGGCCTGCAATACAGTGGTTCAATAGCCTCCCGCAGGGCTCCGTGGCTGGCTTCTTGGATATTAGTCGTGCCTTCCTAGCACAATTCACCACCAGAATTGTGAAGGCAAAAAACCCGATCAATCTGCTCGGCGTCACTCAGAAAATCGGCGAGCCGACCAGAAAGTATCTAGACCATTTCAACAATGAGTGCTTGGAGATCAAGGGGTTAACGGATTCGGTGGCTAGTCTTTGTCTGACGAATGGGCTCCTTAATGAGGACTTCAGAAAGCACCTCACCACAAAGCCGGTCTGGACGATGCAAGAGATCCAAACTGTAGCCTGAGAATACATTAACGATGAGGAAGTCAGTCAAGTTGTGGCTGCCAACAAGCGGCAGCACTCTTACAATCAACCCAGGCAGCACGGTAATGGAGAAAGGCAGAAGAAGCACGCCAGAGACGGCGGTCCGAGCAAGGCACCCAGACCGTTTCCTCGTGTCGAAAAATTCACCAATTACACTCCCCTCACCCTCTCCATCATAGAAGTTTACCAGCAGATAGCTAAAAAGGGAATCTTGTCAAAGCCCCGTCCTCTGAAGGACCGAACCGAGGGGAACAAGAGTCTCTACTGTGATTACCATAAGGGCTATGGACACAAGACACATGACTATTTCGACCTAAAAGACGCACTAGAACAAGCAATCAGGGACAAAAAACTAGCCAAATTCTCCTACCTTACCAGGGAGCCGAGGAGACGAAATTGCGACCACGATGGGGAAGACAAGACCTGAACGGTAAAGTGACGACAAGAGCCAAGGGACAACGACCACGGCCTTACCTTAGTAAATGTAGTAACCACGAGAAACACGGCTCCAAGGTCGAGATCGACGCACAAGAAAGGCGCCAAAGTCTGGCAGTCTCCTCCTCATCTGCGCGAAGCTCCAAATGGCTTCCATCCATCTCTTTCGGCCCAGAAGACCAATAGTTCGACGAGGTCCTGGAAAGCTCCCCCATGGTCATTACGGCCAGGGTCGAAACTGGTCTCATCAAACGGATCCTTATATACGAGGGCAGACTCGAACATTATGTTCCGCAACGTGTTTGATGCACTAGGGTTACGGGATGCCGACCTAACGACTCACCAGCACGGTGTCGTAGGTCTAGGAGATCACTTCATCAAGCCAGACGGGATAATCTCTCTGCCAGTCTCCGTGGGACAAGGACAGGGGCGAAGATCGCTAATGGCTGAGTTCATAGTTCTGCAGGACTCTACAGCCTACAACATCATCCTAGGAAGGAAAACCATTAACGATGTTGGGGCAGTGATCAGTATAAAGCTGCTAGTGATGAATTTTGTCACTAATAACGAATCTGTAGGATCCATAAAAGGAGATTTCGAATCGGCAGTCGCTTGCGACAACGCCAGCCTCTCCTTGAGGAAAAAATCCAAAGAAGCATCGGGGGTGTTCCTCGCCGACCTGGATGCTAGGGTCGGCGACAAGCCCAGACTTGAACCAGAGGGGGACCTGGAGAAGTTTAGGGTCAGGGACACGGAGGAGAAGTTCACGTTCGTAAACCGAAACCTCCCACATGAATTGAAAGAGCCTTTGGTACAAATGATCAGGGCCAATGGCGATTTGTTTGCCTAGACGCTAGCCGATATGCCAGGTATAGACCCCCAACTCATGTCACACCACCTGGCCGTCAAGCCGGAATCCTGACCAGTGGCTCAGAGGAGAAGGAAGATGTCACAGGAAAGAGCGGAGGAGGTGGCTAGGCAAACGGCCAGCCTCCTAGAAGTAGGTTTTATCCAAGAACTAGACTACTCGACCTGGCTGTTGAATGTAGTTCTGGTAAAAAAGCACAATGGGAGATAGAGGATGTGTGTGGACTACTCCGATCTTAACAAAGCATATCCCAAGGACTGCTACCCCCTCCCCAACATTGACGCGCTCGTTGATGCGGCGGCAGGGTACCGGTATCTGAGCTTTATAGACGCCTACTCCGGTTACAatcagataccgatgcaccggCCTGACAAGGATAAAACAACGTTCATAACGCCGAACGGAATCTATTGCTACAAGgtgatgccatttggcttgAAAAATACGGGGGCCATGTACTAGAGGTTGATGAACAAGATATTCAGCGACCTCATAGGCAACACGGTGGAAGTCTATGTAGATGACATCCTCGCGAAGACCACCCGGCCTGATGATCTCCTGAGCGACTTGGGGAACGTGTTCGCGTCCCTCCGATAACACGGCATGAGGCTCAACCCGCTCAAGTGCGCCTTAGCCATGGAGGCCAGAAAATTCATGGGATTTATGATAACCCAAAGGGCGGCGGAAGCCAACCCCAAAATGTGCCAGGCGATACTCCAAATAAAGAGTCTGGGCTGTGTCAAAGACGTCCAGAGGCTAGCAGAAAGACTCACCGCGCTGTCCCGTTTCCTCGGAGCATCAATAGCAAAAGCCTTGCCCTTTTTCAATCTGATGAGAAAAGGGATAGCATTTGAATGGACACCTGCGTGCGAGGAGGCGTTCAATCACTTCAAGGAGATCCTGGTAGCACCCCCAGTACTCGGGAAGCATAAGGTCGGAGAACCACTCTACCTGTACCTGGCCATAACGGAGGAGACGCTTGCAGCGATCTTGGTACGAGAAAAAGGGAAGGCTCAGCAGCTGATTTACTTTGTGAGTAGAGCGCTGCAAGGAACGAAATCGCAGTATAGCAAATTGGAGAAGATGGCACTGGCACTCTTGACCTCTTCCCGCAGACTAAGGCAGTACTTCCAAGGCCACCAGATCGTCATGAGAACAGACCAGAGAATCCGTCAAGAACTCCAAAAGCCCGATTTAGCGGGGAGAATGATGACTTGGGCCATTGAGCTCTCCCAGTACGACTTGCGGTATGAGCCCTGGCATGTGATTAAGGCACAAGCAATGGCTGACTTCTTGGTAGAAGTAACGGGGGACCCAACCGAGGAAACGGCCATGTGGTGGAGGCTCACCGTGAACGGGGCCTCCAACCAAAAGTCCGGAGGAGCCGGGATCATCTCTGAAAGCCCTGCCGAGGTCATATACGAACAATCGATCAAGTTTGAGTTTCTGGTATCAAACAACCAAGCAGTGTACGAGGCCCTCCTGAGAGGCCTAACCCTAGCTCGGAAAGTTGGGGCGACGAGGCTGGAGGTGTGTTGCAACTCGCAGGTCATCACCTCGCAAATAaatggaagctaccaagccagagACTCGCTGTTGCAAAAGTACTTGGAGAAGGCTAGAGAGTTTAGCAAGCAGTTTGaacaggtcaggatccaacacgTTCCAAGGGAAAAGAACACACGGGTAGACCTCCTATCTAAGCTAGCAAGCACGAAACCGGGAGTCGGCAACCGATCTCTCATCCAAGGCATGGTAAAGGAACCAACGGTTGCCCTCCACTTGACAAAGTTAGGTCCCTCTTGGTTGGACCCCATCATGGATTTCCTGAAAAACGGCAAACTCCCTGACGACGAGAAGACAGCCAAAGCGTTGAGAAGGGAGGCAGCCAAGTATACGACCATACAGGGACAACTGTTTAAAAAGGGACTCAGTCAACCCCTATTAAAATGCCTGCATCCCAACCAAACGTACTATGTCCTCAGGGAAGTCCACGAGGGGTGCTGCGGCCACCATATCGGGGGCAAAGCCCTAGCGAGAAAGCTCATCCGAGCTGGATACTACTGGCCATCGATGATGGAAGACTCCAAAGAATTTGTAAGAAAATGCGTCAAGTGTCTAGAGAACGCTAACCTCCACAGAGCACCGGCTTCCGAACTAAGTCTGCTGACGTCCTCCCGGACTTTCACACAATGGGGAGTCGACCTCTTTGGACCCTTCCCGGTTGGCCAGGGCAAGTCAAATATCTCATAGTTGCCATCGACTACCAcaccaaatggatagaggccGAACCACTAGCCAACATATCATCATCCAACTGTAGAAAATTCATGTGGAGGCAGGTGATAACTAGATTCGGCATCCCAGAGGTTGTTATCTCAGACAACGGAATCTAATTTACTGACAAGAAGTTCATAAAATTCCTCAGCGGTCTGGGTATAAAACAGAAATTCTCTTCGGTAGAGTATCCctagacaaatgggcaagtcGAGTCCGCAAATAAGGTCATCTTGCTGAGCCTCAAGAAGTGGCTGGATAATAAAAAAGGCGCATGGGCTGAC from Arachis duranensis cultivar V14167 chromosome 4, aradu.V14167.gnm2.J7QH, whole genome shotgun sequence encodes:
- the LOC107483833 gene encoding uncharacterized protein LOC107483833 — translated: MGDTPFHRSILEDQLPKHFDKPTDMRYDGTQDPQEHLTAFEARMNLEGVGDEVRCRAFPVILAGPAIQWFNSLPQGSVAGFLDISRAFLAQFTTRIVKAKNPINLLGVTQKIGEPTRKYLDHFNNECLEIKGLTDSVASLCLTNGLLNEDFRKHLTTKPVWTMQEIQTVA
- the LOC107483834 gene encoding uncharacterized protein LOC107483834, which codes for MEARKFMGFMITQRAAEANPKMCQAILQIKSLGCVKDVQRLAERLTALSRFLGASIAKALPFFNLMRKGIAFEWTPACEEAFNHFKEILVAPPVLGKHKVGEPLYLYLAITEETLAAILVREKGKAQQLIYFVSRALQGTKSQYSKLEKMALALLTSSRRLRQYFQGHQIVMRTDQRIRQELQKPDLAGRMMTWAIELSQYDLRYEPWHVIKAQAMADFLVEVTGDPTEETAMWWRLTVNGASNQKSGGAGIISESPAEVIYEQSIKFEFLVSNNQAVYEALLRGLTLARKVGATRLEVCCNSQVITSQINGSYQARDSLLQKYLEKAREFSKQFEQVRIQHVPREKNTRVDLLSKLASTKPGVGNRSLIQGMVKEPTVALHLTKLGPSWLDPIMDFLKNGKLPDDEKTAKALRREAAKYTTIQGQLFKKGLSQPLLKCLHPNQTYYVLREVHEGCCGHHIGGKALARKLIRAGYYWPSMMEDSKEFVRKCVKCLENANLHRAPASELSLLTSSRTFTQWGVDLFGPFPVGQGKSNIS